The genomic DNA ATGCCAACCTCACTCCCCATTTTAGTAATATTATCCTtcctcacacacacacacacacacatatttgTGATTAAGCTCAAAATTAAAGTTCAACATATGATACTCCTTAATTCATTCACTTTCTCCCATCATCATGATCTCATCCCTCACACTCTATTTCGGTTTTACTAAAAAACAACACTAGACGTCAGTCACACCTAATCTATCGTTCCTCACCGTCGATGGGATCCTTTATCTCATGTTAGTTTTTTCCTGTTAATTATACAAAGTAGTTTGAAAAACATAGAACATGAAAAACAAAGTTCTATGAAATATTTGAGTATGTTGTATAcatgaaatacaaatttgtgaaaatatgaattttttaattgtattttcaatCAAACCGATCAATTGAACCGATCCAAACCAACTAGTTTGGTtcgattttttttgaaaaatagtaaaaaccaaaccaaaccaaaccgatgAAGATTTCATtggttttgacatttttttgaccaaaaaccaatccaaaccgaaccgTCATACCCCTAGTTATCATTTTTATCGTAGGAACAAaagacaatatattttttttttttacaaaagaaaagaCAATATGATTAGAAATATTGACAATATCCATATATGTTGAGTGTTTTAATTGGttaaagagatttttttttattttttatgatcgACCAGGCCTTGGTCCCATTCCGAAAAAGTGGAGGGGAGTTTGTGCAGGCGGTGCTAATTTCACTTGCAACAAGAAGATTATTGGAGCACGTTCGTACGGCGGTGACCAGAGTGCAAGAGACTATGGTGGTCATGGAACCCACACGGCATCAACGGCAAGTGGAAGAGAGGTGATGGGAGTGAGCTTTTATGGTCTTGCAAAAGGCACCGCAAGAGGTGGAGTCCCATCTTCAAGGATTGCTGTATACAAAGTATGCAACACAGATGGTACTTGCAATGGAAATGATATTTTAGCTGCATTTGATGATGCCATTGCTGATGGAGTTGACATTATCACAATCTCAATTGGGAACCCAATTGCTGTAGAATTTCTAAAAGATCCTATTGCCATTGGTTCTTTTCATGCCATGGAAAAGGGAATACTCACGGTGCAGGCTGCAGGGAACAGTGGTCCTAAACCAAGTAGTGTTTCTAGTATAGCGCCTTGGTTATTTAGTATTGCCGCAACTACCATAGATCGTCAAATCATTGATAAGCTCATTCTTGGAAATGGAAAGACTTTTATTAATGAGAGAAATCTTACACAAATTCCGCAACTACCAAGTAGTGTTCTAGTTCAATCTTACACAAATTCCACAAAATACCCTATAGCTGAAATTTTGATGAGAGAAATCTTTCATGACAAAAATTCTCCTACAGttgcttctttctcttctcgTGGCCCAAATCAGTTGGTTCTAGAAATTATGAAACCAGATATAAGTGCCCCAGGAGTGGATATCTTGGCCGCATATTCACCTATAGCGCCACTCTCAGGCAATATAAATGACAAAAGACATGTCAAATACAACATAAAATCTGGAACCTCTATGGCATGTCCTCACGTTGCTGGAGTTGCTGCATATGTGAAATCATTTCATCCAGATTGGTCGCCAGCATCTATCAAATCTGCCATCATGACCACGACAAAACCGGTTAATTGTACTTATAATGATTTGGCAGGTGAGTTTGCTTATGGATCTGGGAATGTCAATCCAAAACAAGCTATTGACCCTGGACTTGTTTATGACATCACTAAGGAAGATTATGTTCAGATGCTTTGTAATTATGGTTATGATGCTAACAAAATTAAACTTATTAGTGGAGAAAACTCAAGTTGCCATAGAGCTTCCAATAGATCCTTTGTGAAAGATATAAACTATCCAGCACTAGTGATTCCTGTTGAGTCTCAGAAAAGTTTCAATGTCAAGATTCATAGAACAGTTACAAATGTTGGCTCTCCCAACTCAAGGTACATGGCTAATGTCATCCCAATTGAAAATATAAGCATTAGTGTGGAGCCAAAAATTCTCTCATTCAGATCATTGAATGAGAAACAATCATTTGTTGTCACTGCTGTCGGGGGAGCAGACTCAAAACGAATGGTGTCTTCCTCCTCACTTGTTTGGTCAGATGGCACCCACAGGGTGAAGAGTCCAATCATTGTGCAAAGACTATCCTAAACATGTTATTGCTATATTATAGAAACTAAATGTATGACTATTGAGTCTCCAAATAATTATGATGCTTTGTATCTCTATAGTTGTTCATGTTCTTGTTGATTTCATAATAATCCAAAATACAATatacataaaacaaaaaaaaaaaaaaaacaagaacattGAAGAAGGGTAGTTTTACTTGCAGAATAAAATCATGAGAGAAGGCTAATTAATTAAGCCCTATAACCACCAAGTGCTCTTGCTAGTGTTTGAGTTTGTTGTCTAGTGAAAAATATAAATCTATATATATACTAATACTCCACTGATCAGTTAGAGAGAAATGAGTGACCGAGACTACATGTATTGGTAACCATTGAAAATCCATCACATTAAATTGAAGAAAGTGTAtttgttgtgtgcaagtgtgagttatatctCCTCCATATTGGATAAAAGTACAGTAAAGGTTGAataccttataagtaagaggactcATAAACCCATtaccttaaggttttgggtaagagtgtggcgtCTCTATCTCTTATATGGTTGTTCAAGCCTCGATGTGGACCGAGCTCCTCATGACCCAACATGTCCATATAAACGAAACCAACACAATCCCTAGTTAAAAGTGGATACAACACTCAATGGAAATTCCTACGTAACATGCATGTAGCAATTCTTTATGAATTCTTTAtgcattatttattattctcgACTTTAATCATGTCTTTTAAAACTTTCTTTGTAAGTGGTTTAATTACACCAAGACACTAATTGGTATAAAAGTTAAGGACGAAAAACAGTACAAAAAGATGAAATTGGAGCTTAATGGTTAAGGATTTGACTCTCCATTGACTGTATGAATATcaacattttttcttcttttcataaTGACAATAAGAACTGCTATATAGGTATATAAAGCTGCAAGACTTCACTGACagtttaaatgaaaattaaaattaaaatgtgcATTACATACTATTAACCgtatatatttcatatattaattaaaagtaaaatttcaatattattcCCCTTTGTGTCTTACTACTGATGATAAATACTGTATTGTACAATGAAAGGTTCTTTGAAAAGCTACTActaatatttgataaaaacgccatattaaatatattcatgataaattgttgtttattataaatataagtgTTATTgagtaaattgttgtttttttattatatcttACTTATTTCTAACCCAACTTATAttcatgattaaaaaaaaaacttaactaaAGAGTAAAGAGACATAATATGAGTAGGTTTATGataatttatcatattttttcgATATATCAAAACAATGGATCGAGATATGATATGTTGTTTACCCAATCATATCTCGATAATTATGACCAACAAACAGGTCCTATTATTTACaaataatttttcctttttgaaaagaaaaaaaaatctcttatatttaatatttttttcctctcaaaaatagtctttactattttttttagggaacttctacggtacacctcacaaattagggtgtaccggtactccttgcttcataaattgataaatttatgattattttaggAAGTAAAGAGCTATTTGTCAAGGTTATcctttagaaaacatcatttcataagaagaaaaacagaatttcattgtttataagaatcatattaaatttttaacattactcataaaaaataatcaataatcttcattatgagtaataaaaattcaaaaaaattaaattttatttcgtcgacacttttggtaaataagatttaatttttataattgtaaatgatagatttcttcaaaaaaaacaactcatttgattaataatttaacaatttagtgtatcggtacactcaaatatttgaatgtaccatagaatttgcctttttTTTAAAGTGCTAATTTTTACTATTCAAATATGTCATTCAAACATTCTTTCAGAATTTATGCcaatgccttttttttttttcttttttatcaatttttatgcGAATACCTAAAGTCActttatacataatatatatacagAGGTGAAAACTAggctacccatgaaagaatgatgggtaatttaccccaaccaataaaaatttgccacataaacacatattcatgaactatcttaaccccacaaataaattgctcatttttattggttggtgggtaaattacacACCATTCTttaaaggtaatttagaaaaaaccataTAGAGAATAATAGAATATACATACATCACTATTTTCACTTTTATACCGAGTCTTTTGAACGGTGTCTTtctgaattttgaaaatttgaccAATTGAAAGCAACGatccaaaaaaattgtcaaaagaagacaaaagaattaaatttaaaacaaataacaaaaatgaagTAGATTGTAAAAGTTGGCTAGCACGTATATATTGATATAGTGGAATCTGAAGTCATCTCTGGaaaaaaaccaattaaataTTCTCAAACGTCATCTTAGCTAGCcagggaaaaaaaaatgaccaaATAAATAGAAAGTTGATATGATGTGAATGCAAAGTTGTAAACAAGAGGAtgttttataagattttttttatttttttttggttcaagttttataagaaattttaaattttcacatttagAATGTGTCACCCTTTTATTCAACTGAGACATTTTATACTTGGGTCGacattattttcaattaattgAACTAATAATTTAGAATGAAAAAATTGagtcaaaaaataaacttagaatgGAAAGTCCATGCCATGACTCAAACTAAAGAGCTTCGTGCCTTTCAGTTATGCAAGTTAGAGTACACGCAATCGCAATAATAAACAAGTAGTTggattgtttgattttattttatatgtgaaatattaaataaataatccatcttagtaattaattttttttaagacataaaaatgaaatatattaacaacggcAGTGAGTCACCTAAATACAAGATGTACTAAAAGTGTCACCCCTAAAACAGTCAGTCATATAATGAAGGAAACAGAAGTAAAGGTCAGTCGATACCCAAACATAATAAAGGGTCCGACCACCATCTGTGAGTACCCTGCACAAAAGTGGCCTTATTAGCTTTAAGCCACCAAAAAGAGTGAAACTTTACTTTTTCTGCTAGTTGTTCAATGGTGGTTTGgatattgttatgaaatttgttGTTACGTTCGTTCGAAACCAACCAGACACAATGTAACCAAATAAGTTGAAGGAAGGATTGACGAGCCTTTGAGTGACTTGTAGAGTGAGTAAACTGAATGAAATGGTCGCTAATATTAGGGGGGTCAACACCTGGTATTCCGATCCAACACCTGATATGATGCCACAATGTACTGAAAGTGGCGCAATGAAGAAATAAGTGTGTCGCAGACTCTTCCATGCCCCAACCTGCAACACATAACGCTGCTTCAGTATCGATCACGCTTATTCTTAGTCGACAACCTGTCTCGCAACAACCGTCAAGCAAAGATAGAAACCTTTAACGGCACCTGCTTATGCCAGATAAGATCTCCCGTAGTAACATCTTGAGGATCAGCTTGCGTTGTCAGTTGTTCATAGACACCTCTCACAGTGTAACCACCATCAGAAACAGAGTCCCAAAGCCATCTGTCAAAAATATTAGGCTGCAAAACAACACCATTAAGCAATTGCCTACACTCCTCTAacatctcctcctcccacacccTCAACCTTCTCCTCCAACCCCACGCTTCTCCACCAACTTCCCCAGCAGGATCAAACATATCAGCTACTGTACACAGTTTATTAGacattaaatcaaataaacgaCGGAACCTAGTAATTAATTTCAATACATAGTATGAAGAAGATTCTGTTAGACTAATTAATTTACCAAGTGAACCAGCCAAAACACAAATGAAAGTTGGTCTAATAATTGATGGTGATATGATACAAAACTTGAAAGATAACAGTCATGAAAGAGAGAAAGGTAGACAATAAAATGGAATAgtaagaaataaatattttacaagttGTAACATTCcgatttttttcctaaaaaaaatattccgaTTTTAAATTGAACGGgtgtatttattttctttttaaaacaacttaGAACTTTGTATTAAAGGATTCAtgatcttttttaatttaaaattagaaaaaataattatttcgaaagtgtttttcaaaataaggaCATGATtcaataaacatattttataaagtATTTTATAATTGTATTCGGCATCACTTATTAGATTTGTGAAGATCAGGCTCATCACTTTCGATTGCTCAATATGGTGCCCAGACTAAATCTTGTTTCAATCCCAAATAAATATGTTAGAATTCTGCTCATCCCCCTGCACTTTTCGTTCGCGTCCTGCAGCCTTGTTGAAAATGCCtatgcgtgagttaagtcatgcAGCGTAACTTAACTCACGTTGGTTTTCTTTCAATATTTACTTTGGCTACTTTTGCTACTTTCACGCTTGCTCCAAACCTCAACAACAGGATCCAAAAGTTTCAATTCCAAACAAGACATTTTTATATGGTTTCAGTTTCAACACCATCAACTTCACCGATTGGTATGAATGTTAGAAACAATTTAGGATTTAGCTTTCACAGAACTTGAGGGAATAACACAAGCAAGTCCAAAGCGAACCAGAAATCATGAAATTCTTCAATCCCCAAATCATGTGAAATCCaatgaaacaacaacaaataatgaacaaattttcaatgaaatttggTGATGATAGACAAAGTAGAGATGGCTATTGTTTCATGGGAAACCAAACTGAATTCATTGCTGGTTTGGTCAATATCCACCGGAGGAAATCGAAGGAATAAATGTGATAGAATAAATGACAAAAGTGGAGTAAATGGGATAGAATAAATGGGAAACCAAACTAATTTCATTGCTGGTTTTGGTCATCCTGGTGAAGTTGTTGTTTTCTAGCAAAAGTGGGATAGAATAAATGACAAAGAAAGGTGAAAACAAaaccagcgtgagttaagtcacgctggtGTTTAGTGTGTGTTTTCTACTTGCGTGACTTAAGATGCACAGACCTTAACActtgcatgagttaactcacgcagcgttAGTTAAATAACACAGAGTTTAACACTTGCGTTACTTAACTAACGCATGGGTATTTTCAGCAAGGTTGCAGAGCGCGAGCAAAAAGTGCAgggtgaagagcagaattcaatATGTTACTGCTGGTATCTATACTCCACTTAAACCCATTTTAGATTACTTACTTTGCACTTCAAATACTCTGCATTACATAGATTGGGTTGTGTCCCAGCGTCGAGGCTAAGTAATcagaattagaaaaatattta from Medicago truncatula cultivar Jemalong A17 chromosome 8, MtrunA17r5.0-ANR, whole genome shotgun sequence includes the following:
- the LOC11445695 gene encoding subtilisin-like protease SBT4.6, which encodes MVKYNAILFIFVSVVWLSIIFLVSDAFESDDESSKTYIVYMGSIPKGTSYYPTSHHLSMLQQVIDGSNVENHLVRSYNRSFSGFAAILNDQQREKLIGMRGVVSVFQCQNYHLKTTRSWDFLGFSQSIKRDQIVESGLVTGVIDGGIWPESESFTDKGLGPIPKKWRGVCAGGANFTCNKKIIGARSYGGDQSARDYGGHGTHTASTASGREVMGVSFYGLAKGTARGGVPSSRIAVYKVCNTDGTCNGNDILAAFDDAIADGVDIITISIGNPIAVEFLKDPIAIGSFHAMEKGILTVQAAGNSGPKPSSVSSIAPWLFSIAATTIDRQIIDKLILGNGKTFINERNLTQIPQLPSSVLVQSYTNSTKYPIAEILMREIFHDKNSPTVASFSSRGPNQLVLEIMKPDISAPGVDILAAYSPIAPLSGNINDKRHVKYNIKSGTSMACPHVAGVAAYVKSFHPDWSPASIKSAIMTTTKPVNCTYNDLAGEFAYGSGNVNPKQAIDPGLVYDITKEDYVQMLCNYGYDANKIKLISGENSSCHRASNRSFVKDINYPALVIPVESQKSFNVKIHRTVTNVGSPNSRYMANVIPIENISISVEPKILSFRSLNEKQSFVVTAVGGADSKRMVSSSSLVWSDGTHRVKSPIIVQRLS